From the genome of Alosa alosa isolate M-15738 ecotype Scorff River chromosome 20, AALO_Geno_1.1, whole genome shotgun sequence, one region includes:
- the c20h6orf47 gene encoding uncharacterized protein C6orf47 homolog, protein MTSVTQRVWGWVRPTLVYRPWGDKGSPKKCVMDDSSPRTSWGWGGVLSWVWGAPKEKTYHKALTEEYWEAAEDTVQHREVEDLRAGFGTHECDGRPPVKSASRWWHAMLPTSYLPWSRLAASDGVWQRKVAGWGESSWDNDKVDGDISDYDTPPPSPTPFQKASSFSVFSRSWEGEILPEHFDICFNFLRHLFDLCVVGLLWAVSLPARVFLDVLGVQGALKLWLHGMAMFFVSAVGMASLLWVVQEFLPQFALVYGIIQGLVISVSVRQSVITGEGEQMEEKKGQQEEVEETSEKKLEVETDMHKPSMEESSRRKIKTKLL, encoded by the coding sequence ATGACGTCTGTGACCCAGCGGGTTTGGGGATGGGTGCGCCCTACCCTGGTCTACCGGCCATGGGGGGATAAAGGTAGCCCCAAGAAGTGTGTGATGGATGACAGCAGCCCGAGGACCagctggggttgggggggtgtcTTGTCATGGGTGTGGGGGGCGCCAAAAGAGAAGACTTACCACAAGGCACTGACAGAGGAGTACTGGGAGGCAGCAGAGGATACAGTACAGCACAGGGAAGTGGAGGACTTGAGAGCCGGTTTTGGCACTCATGAGTGTGACGGCAGACCCCCAGTGAAGAGTGCCTCACGGTGGTGGCACGCCATGCTGCCCACCTCTTACCTGCCCTGGTCTAGGTTGGCCGCCTCCGATGGAGTCTGGCAGCGTAAGGTGGCGGGGTGGGGAGAAAGCTCATGGGACAATGATAAGGTGGACGGGGATATCTCAGACTAtgacaccccacccccatcccctacACCGTTCCAGAAGGCTTCGTCTTTTAGTGTTTTCTCACGGTCCTGGGAAGGGGAGATCTTGCCGGAGCACTTTGACATCTGCTTTAACTTCCTTCGACATCTCTTCGATCTGTGTGTAGTTGGCCTGCTCTGGGCGGTGTCCCTCCCCGCTCGTGTGTTCTTGGACGTTTTGGGGGTGCAGGGCGCCTTGAAACTCTGGCTGCACGGCATGGCCATGTTCTTCGTCTCCGCCGTTGGCATGGCGTCACTCCTGTGGGTGGTCCAAGAATTCTTGCCGCAGTTTGCGTTGGTGTACGGGATCATCCAGGGCCTGGTCATCTCTGTCAGCGTACGCCAGAGTGTCATCACTGGAGAGGGGGAGCAaatggaggagaagaaaggacaacaggaggaggtggaggagacgAGTGAGAAGAAACTGGAGGTCGAGACTGACATGCATAAACCAAGCATGGAGGAAAGCAGCAGAAGAAAGATTAAGACTAAGTTACTTTGA
- the ppp1r11 gene encoding E3 ubiquitin-protein ligase PPP1R11 — protein sequence MAEVPGSSNVSETITETVQTNTPPPPQQEGRSLTIKLRKRKTEKKVEWSSDTVDNEHLGRRSSKCCCIYEKPRQFGESSTESEGEDEDGCGSAHCIMGHGSRHREGGGGGGGGGGTAPPSSGGPHTH from the exons aTGGCGGAGGTCCCAGGTTCTTCTAACGTTAGTGAAACGATAACGGAGACGGTCCAGACCAACACACCGCCACCGCCCCAGCAG GAGGGTCGAAGTCTGACCATAAAACTCAGGAAGCGGAAAACTGAGAAGAAGGTGGAGTGGTCCAGCGACACGGTTGACAACGAACATCTGGGCAGGAGATCATCAAAAT GTTGCTGTATATATGAGAAGCCACGTCAATTTGGCGAGTCGTCCACAGAGAGTGAAGGGGAGGACGAAGATGGGTGCGGGAGTGCACATTGCATCATGGGCCATGGGAGCCGGCacagagagggtggaggaggcggcggcggtggtggtggtacaGCTCCCCCTAGCTCTGGAGGTCCACACACCCACTGA
- the vars2 gene encoding valine--tRNA ligase, mitochondrial: protein MWNPMCSLPLGIRQSGTNRVWRVWGCRLCSQSPKTPIQQSNPTLRPQAEKQRRKREREKAILTKGVGNEGIKWTEKDRIIYSASTVPGEKKDTTVPFPKAYSPEYVESCWYQWWEKEGFFTPEHHRKLSHSVNGAFSLCIPPPNVTGSLHLGHALTVAIEDTLSRWRRMQGYKVLWVPGCDHAGIATQSVVERKLLRKHGKRRQDYSREEFLREVWNWKNDKGDEIYEQLRKLGASLDWTRACFTMDPGFSSAVTEAFVRLSDSGLIYRSEGLVNWSCALESAISDIEVDSKQLPGRTLLSVPGYERNIEFGTIVTFAYPVEGQDGEVCVSTTRPETMLGDVAIAVHPDDPRYTALHGRHCRHPFTDRLLPIIPDASVDMQFGTGAVKITPAHDHADFLLSQRHELPWLTVIGGDGLMTALCGHWLEGVKRFDARMRVLEALTEKKLFRGIKDHPMALPICSRSGDVIEPLLKRQWFVRCEEMAKKAIQAVDEGQLDIQPHFYTKIWKNWLSNISDWCISRQLWWGHQIPAYRVSMPHATTQEEELWVWGRSESEARERAAAKFGVAQDGICLTRDADVLDTWFSSALFPFAMLGWPQQTSDLEQFYPNSMLETGSDLLFFWVARMVMLGTELTGQLPFKQVLLHSLVRDKYGRKMSKSLGNVVDPLDVIHGVSLERLQEKVKEGNLDPRESAVAMEAQRKDFPQGIPECGTDALRFTLCSYRTQGEDISMSVSQVLSCRHFCNKMWQTVRFTLGVLQDSNEPVKPLDQISPISSMDRWICSRLLSTLRQCEEGFHGYELHAVTAALHSFWLHSLCDVYLECIKPVLSSPVTATEGDESRVHAGNVTEVERCAARSLLYHCICVSLTLLNPIMPFITEELWQRLHPYSPLADHHATSLCVQPYPQSSQLVNWDFPQEEADFKLAQEVIRVARSLRAQCHMTKERPRLWVVCTPVQAQTLQSFSAAVETLGRVSGLHFHCPPEEGATALPISTPPPPEGCAVGVVNHTCQLHLDVQHHVAVDRQVASLLERRSRVLPKLEQLLGRIVTPGFMEKVPERVRLDTEQRILALKQELKNIEEQLQALEQMKKSQ from the exons ATGTGGAATCCCATGTGTAGCCTGCCACTGGGGATCCGGCAAAGTGGGACAAACCGAGTGTGGAGAGTGTGGGGTTGCAGACTCTGTTCTCAGAGTCCTAAAACCCCCATCCAACAGTCCAATCCCACATTGCGGCCTCAGGCTGAGAAACAGAGAcggaaacgagagagagagaaagccatcCTAACCAAG GGTGTTGGAAATGAAGGCATAAAATGGACTGAAAAGGATAGGATAATATACAGCGCTTCCACTGTACCAGGAGAAAAGAAAG aCACCACTGTGCCCTTTCCTAAGGCCTATAGTCCAGAGTATGTAGAGTCCTGTTGGTATCAGTGGTGGGAAAAAGAAGGGTTCTTTACCCCAGAGCACCAT agGAAACTGTCACATTCTGTCAATGGAGCTTTCTCACTGTGTATCCCTCCCCCCAACGTGACTGGATCTCTCCATCTGGGCCATGCCCTGACTGTGGCAATTGAGGACACCCTCTCCCGCTG GCGACGGATGCAGGGCTACAAAGTGCTGTGGGTACCAGGCTGTGATCATGCCGGAATTGCTACACAG tctgtaGTAGAGAGGAAGTTGCTGAGGAAACATGGGAAGCGTCGGCAAGACTACAGCCGAGAGGAGTTCCTCCGGGAGGTGTGGAACTGGAAAAATGA TAAAGGAGATGAGATCTATGAGCAGCTGAGGAAACTTGGAGCCTCCCTGGACTGGACCAGAGCCTGCTTCACCATGGACCCA ggttTCAGCAGTGCTGTGACAGAGGCCTTTGTGCGTCTGAGTGACTCTGGTCTCATCTACCGCTCTGAAGGCCTGGTCAACTGGAGCTGTGCTCTGGAATCGGCCATATCTGATATAGAG GTAGACTCCAAGCAGTTGCCTGGTAGGACACTTCTGTCAGTTCCTGGTTATGAGCGCAACATTGAGTTTGGCACAATAGTTACATTTGCATATCCTGTTGAAGGACAAG ATGGCGAGGTGTGTGTATCAACAACGCGGCCAGAGACCATGCTGGGAGACGTGGCCATAGCTGTGCACCCGGATGATCCTCGATACACA GCACTCCATGGCAGGCATTGCAGACACCCCTTTACTGACCGCCTGCTGCCTATCATCCCTGATGCGTCAGTGGACATGCAGTTTGGCACAG GAGCGGTAAAGATCACCCCAGCTCATGACCATGCTGACTTCCTGCTCTCCCAGCGGCATGAGCTCCCATGGCTGACTGTGATTGGTGGAGATGGGCTTATGACAGCTCTCTGTGGACACTGGCTTGAG GGTGTCAAGCGATTTGATGCACGGATGCGGGTGCTGGAGGCTTTGACCGAGAAGAAGCTGTTCAGAGGGATAAAGGATCATCCCATGGCTCTACCCATCTGCAG TCGCTCTGGAGATGTGATTGAACCACTCTTAAAGAGACAGTGGTTCGTCAGATGTGAAGAAATGGCGAAGAAAGctatacag gCAGTGGATGAGGGACAGCTTGACATTCAACCTCACTTTTATACAAAGATCTGGAAGAACTGGCTTTCCAACATCAG TGACTGGTGCATCTCCAgacagctttggtggggacatcAGATTCCAGCCTATCGAGTGTCTATGCCACACGCCACTACCCAAGAG GAGGAGTTGTGGGTGTGGGGAAGGAGTGAATCTGAGGCTCGTGAGCGTGCTGCGGCCAAGTTTGGAGTGGCACAGGATGGAATCTGCCTCACACGGG ATGCTGATGTTCTGGACACCTggttctcctctgctctcttcccCTTCGCCATGCTGGGCTGGCCTCAGCAG ACCTCAGACTTGGAGCAGTTTTACCCCAACTCTATGCTGGAGACAGGAAGTGACCTCCTCTTCTTCTGGGTGGCAAGGATGGTGATGCTGGGCACAGAACTGACTGGCCAGCTGCCTTTTaaacaa GTGTTACTGCACTCGCTGGTGAGAGACAAGTATGGCAGGAAGATGAGCAAATCCTTGGGTAATGTTGTCGACCCGCTTGATGTCATACATGGAGTTTCACTGGAG CGGCTGCAGGAGAAGGTGAAGGAGGGCAACCTGGACCCCAGAGAGAGTGCTGTTGCCATGGAAGCGCAG aggaaAGACTTCCCGCAGGGGATACCTGAGTGTGGCACTGATGCCCTGCGTTTCACTCTCTGCTCCTACAGAACCCAAG GTGAGGACATTAGCATGTCCGTGTCCCAGGTGCTCAGCTGTAGGCATTTCTGCAATAAGATGTGGCAAACAGTACGCTTCACTCTGGGAGTCCTGCAAGACAGCAACGAGCCAGTCAAACCTCTGGACCAG ATATCTCCTATCTCTAGTATGGATCGTTGGATCTGCTCACGTCTGCTCAGCACATTGCGGCAGTGTGAAGAGGGTTTCCATGGTTATGAACTGCACGCTGTCACCGCAGCCCTGCACTCGTTCTGGCTGCACAGCCTCTGTGATGTCTATCTG GAGTGCATTAAGCCAGTGTTGAGCTCGCCAGTCACAGCCACAGAGGGTGATGAGAGCAGAGTGCATGCTGGGAACGTGACAGAGGTGGAGAGATGTGCAGCACGCTCACTCCTCTATCACTGCATCTGCGTCTCTCTTACCCTCCTCAATCCCATCATGCCTTTCATCACTGAGGAGCTCTGGCAGAGGCTTCACCCATACAGTCCCCTGGCCGACCACCATGCCaccagtctgtgtgtgcagcccTACCCACAGTCTTCTCAGCTG GTCAACTGGGACTTCCCTCAAGAGGAAGCAGACTTCAAATTAGCACAGGAAGTCATCCGTGTGGCAAGGTCACTGAGAGCCCAGTGTCACATGACTAAAGAGAGGCCTCGGT tatGGGTGGTATGTACTCCGGTTCAAGCTCAGACCTTGCAGTCGTTCTCTGCTGCTGTTGAGACACTGGGCCGTGTCTCTGGCCTGCACTTTCATTGCCCACCTGAGGAGGGCGCCACTGCCCTGCCCATATCTACTCCACCCCCTCCTGAAGGCTGTGCTGTGGGTGTGGTTAACCACACCTGCCAATTGCATTTGGATGTACAG catCATGTTGCAGTTGACAGACAGGTGGCATCTCTGTTGGAACGTAGAAGCCGTGTACTGCCCAAGCTGGAGCAGCTGCTTGGTCGCATCGTAACTCCAGGCTTTATGGAGAAAGTTCCTGAACGTGTGAGGCTGGACACAGAGCAGAGG ATCTTAGCCTTGAAGCAGGAGCTAAAGAATATTGAGGAGCAACTTCAAGCATTGGAACAGATGAAGAAAAGCCAGTAA